One genomic window of Deltaproteobacteria bacterium includes the following:
- a CDS encoding 3-hydroxyacyl-CoA dehydrogenase family protein yields the protein MNISDIKKIAIIGSGAMGHGIAQVCATAGYTVAMQDIKQEFVDRGMKGIKDSILFLVGKGKMAQDAADNILNNLIIPTTDLKTAVADAQVVIEAVPEIMDLKKKVFADVAALAPKDAVLATNTSTMSISEIATSVDNPGRFLGMHFFNPVNRMKLVEIICGEKSADESADLLIEVTKKIGKIPVKVLKDSPGFIVNRISAPNQALLSAILDEGKIPPQELDAAMQKTGMPMGPFELADFVGLDVFSHTLDYYAKTLSREFEPGKTLKAKIASGQLGMKTGQGLYKWENGKAVIDNSRETTDITPLDMLAIQMNEAVRVFKEGIAASTADIDLGVVHGMKAFAGPFAICANVDPAMLAASLEKLHARYGLNIFKPEPEIVDGSYKKL from the coding sequence ATGAACATTTCGGACATAAAAAAAATCGCGATAATCGGATCAGGGGCAATGGGCCACGGCATAGCCCAGGTGTGCGCAACGGCGGGCTACACCGTCGCCATGCAGGACATCAAGCAGGAGTTCGTGGACAGGGGCATGAAGGGCATCAAAGACAGCATCCTGTTCCTGGTGGGAAAGGGCAAGATGGCCCAGGACGCCGCAGACAACATACTGAACAACCTGATAATTCCCACCACCGATTTGAAGACCGCAGTGGCCGATGCCCAGGTTGTGATAGAGGCCGTGCCGGAGATAATGGACCTCAAAAAGAAGGTCTTCGCCGACGTCGCGGCTCTCGCCCCCAAGGATGCGGTATTGGCCACCAACACAAGCACCATGAGCATCTCGGAGATCGCAACCTCCGTGGACAACCCCGGGCGCTTTCTGGGAATGCACTTTTTCAACCCCGTGAACCGCATGAAGCTGGTGGAGATCATCTGCGGTGAAAAGAGCGCCGACGAAAGCGCCGACCTTCTGATCGAGGTGACCAAAAAAATCGGCAAGATTCCGGTCAAGGTTCTTAAGGACTCTCCCGGATTCATCGTGAACCGCATAAGCGCCCCCAACCAGGCCCTTTTAAGCGCCATCCTGGACGAGGGCAAAATCCCGCCCCAGGAGCTGGACGCCGCCATGCAGAAGACCGGAATGCCCATGGGGCCGTTTGAACTGGCCGATTTCGTGGGCCTGGACGTTTTCTCCCACACCCTCGATTACTACGCCAAGACTCTTTCCAGGGAGTTCGAGCCCGGAAAGACCTTAAAGGCGAAGATCGCAAGCGGCCAGCTTGGCATGAAAACCGGCCAGGGGCTCTACAAGTGGGAGAACGGCAAGGCGGTCATCGACAATTCCAGGGAAACCACCGACATCACGCCCCTTGACATGCTTGCCATTCAGATGAACGAGGCCGTGCGGGTTTTCAAGGAGGGCATCGCCGCCTCCACCGCCGACATCGACCTGGGGGTGGTCCACGGCATGAAGGCCTTCGCCGGGCCTTTCGCCATCTGCGCCAACGTTGACCCGGCCATGCTGGCGGCGAGCCTGGAAAAGCTCCACGCCCGCTACGGACTGAACATCTTCAAGCCGGAGCCGGAGATTGTTGACGGCTCCTATAAAAAACTATAG
- a CDS encoding cupin domain-containing protein produces MIVKGVENVPVGVYDGFTTWLLIGEKNARAKEVSIQLTHVDPGGAQFIHSHPQEQCYYIISGCGLMTVGDEEEEAAAGRAVLIPGGAPHGIRNNGTETLVYLTANMIFGVEKESMIWPK; encoded by the coding sequence ATGATTGTCAAGGGGGTTGAAAATGTTCCGGTCGGAGTTTACGACGGGTTTACAACATGGCTTTTGATCGGTGAAAAAAACGCCCGGGCCAAGGAAGTGTCAATTCAGCTCACCCATGTTGACCCCGGCGGCGCGCAGTTCATCCACTCGCACCCGCAGGAGCAGTGCTACTACATCATTTCGGGCTGCGGGCTCATGACCGTTGGGGATGAAGAAGAGGAGGCCGCGGCTGGCCGGGCGGTGCTCATTCCCGGAGGCGCGCCCCACGGAATAAGAAACAACGGCACGGAAACCCTTGTTTATCTTACCGCCAACATGATTTTCGGCGTGGAAAAGGAATCCATGATCTGGCCCAAATGA